One window of the Periophthalmus magnuspinnatus isolate fPerMag1 chromosome 17, fPerMag1.2.pri, whole genome shotgun sequence genome contains the following:
- the LOC117385686 gene encoding serine/arginine-rich splicing factor 11-like isoform X3, which translates to MDALAAFGFPGANMNPQAADQLLKFMTDPKLNPLAVGLNLSASLKADASNKEIEVAMKRVREAQSLISAAIEPGSKDSKRRHSRSRSRSRRRRTRSRSRHRRTRSRSRRRSGSRSRRRSKSPRRRRSRSRDRKRSRSRERKKDEGRKRSRTPPKSYSTARRSRSASRRRRRSRSGSRSPRKSPKRSPSRSPSPRRHKKEKKRDKERDRERRSDKDRNRDDREHTSSKKKRSKDKDRDQERKLDGEKDVKVTRDYDEEEQGYDSEKERMERKGSEDSMSPRSEDNGTRLVKGVKVNGSDDHHEEDMDVSD; encoded by the exons ATGGACGCTCTGGCTGCTTTTGGATTTCCTGGAGCCAACATGAACCCACAGGCGGCGGACCAGTTACTGAAATTCATGACAGATCCAAA GCTGAACCCACTGGCGGTCGGTTTGAACCTGAGTGCGAGCTTAAAGGCTGATGCATCAAATAAAGAAATAGAAGTTGCCATGAAGAGAGTCCGAGAGGCTCAGTCCCTCATCTCTGCTGCCATTGAACCTGGAA GCAAAGACAGCAAACGGCGTCACTCTCGCTCACGGTCCAGATCCAGAAGGAGAAGGACCAGATCTCGTTCACGACACAG ACGCACGAGGAGCAGATCAAGGCGACGGTCGGGCTCTCGAAGCCGGAGACGATCCAAGAGTCCTCGACGGAGACGCAGCCGCTCCAGAGACCGGAAACGCTCCCGCAGCAG agagagaaaaaaggatgAAGGAAGGAAACGATCCAGGACCCCTCCCAAAAGCTACAGCACAGCAAGAAGATCACGCAGCGCCAGCAG GAGGCGGAGAAGAAGTCGCAGTGGAAGCCGGTCTCCCAGAAAGTCTCCTAAGAGGTCTCCATCAAGGTCTCCCTCTCCTCGAAG acataagaaagaaaagaagcgTGATAAGGAGAGAGACCGTGAGCGCAGGAGTGACAAAGACCGTAACCGTGACGACCGCGAGCACACCAGCAgcaagaagaagaggagcaaaGACAAGGACCGAGACCAGGAGAGGAAGCTCGATGGGGAGAAGGACGTCAAG GTCACCAGAGACTACGATGAAGAGGAGCAAGGCTACGACAGTGAGAAGGAGCGAATGGAGAGGAAGGGCTCGGAGGATTCCATGTCTCCTCGCTCCGAAGACAACGGCACGCGGCTGGTGAAAGGGGTGAAAGTGAACGGTTCAGACGACCATCACGAGGAGGACATGGACGTGAGCGATTAG
- the LOC117385685 gene encoding ankyrin repeat domain-containing protein 13C isoform X1, with the protein MTGEKIRTTRKDHNKTNKNEEIMDTYEDAPTPNGPRNHFKSNKLFQKQHKASALQQQQQLNENNINGNSAPETETLVNDNNKNPIILSSEAVDFPVHECVFRGDVRRLSSLIRSHSILQKDVHGNTPLHLAVMLGHKECALLLLAHNAPVKVKNAQGWSPLAEAISYGDRQMITAILRKLKQQSRESVEDKRPKLLKALRELGDFYLELHWDFQSWVPLLSRMLPSDACKIYKQGTNIRLDTTLIDFNDMKCQRGDLSFIFDGDAAPSRSFVVLDNEAKVYQRIHHEESEMETEEEVDILMSSDVYSATLSTKSITFSRSQIGWLFREDKTERVGNFLADFYAVNGLVLESRKRREHLSEEDILRNKAIMESLSKGGSIGEHNFEPVKRQSLSAPAPNTISWEEYITAEHGKPPHLGRELVCKESKKNFKATVAMSQDFPLGIESLLNVLEVIAPFKHFNKLREFVQMKLPPGFPVKLDIPVFPTITATVTFQEFRYDEFDESIFFIPPEYKEDPCRFPDL; encoded by the exons ATGACAGGTGAAAAAATCCGCACCACGCGCAAAGACCAcaacaaaaccaacaaaaatgAGGAGATTATGGACACGTACGAGGATGCACCGACTCCCAACGGCCCCAGAAACCATTTCAAATCCAACAAACTGTTTCAGAAACAACACAAAGCATCGGCTctgcaacaacagcagcaactgAACGAAAATAACATCAACGGGAACTCTgcaccagagacagagacactggtgaacgacaacaacaagaacCCCATCATCCTGAGCTCTGAGGCTGTGGACTTCCCTGTGCACGAGTGTGTGTTCAGAGGAGATGTGCGCCGCCTGTCCTCCCTCATCAGGAGCCACAGCATCCTCCAGAAAGATGTGCATG gcAACACACCTCTTCATCTCGCTGTGATGCTCGGACACAAAG AGTGTGCCCTCCTGCTCCTGGCCCACAATGCACCTGTAAAAGTGAAAAACGCCCAAGGATGGAGTCCTCTGGCAGAAGCGATCAGCTACGGAGACAGACAAATGA TCACGGCGATCCTGCGTAAACTGAAGCAGCAGTCCAGAGAGAGCGTGGAGGACAAGAGGCCCAAATTACTGAAGGCTCTGCGCGAG CTCggagacttctacctggagttgcattggGATTTTCAGAGCTGgg TGCCTTTACTGTCTCGGATGCTGCCTTCTGATGCCTGTAAAATCTACAAACAGGGAACTAATATCAG ACTGGACACTACTCTCATAGACTTCAACGACATGAAGTGCCAACGCGGCGATCTCAGCTTCATTTTCGACGGCGATGCTGCTCCCTCGCGGTCCTTTGTGGTTTTGGACAACGAGGCCAAAGTGTACCAAAGAATACACCACGAG GAGTCTGAGatggagacggaggaggaggtggacatTCTCATGAGCAGTGACGTCTACTCTGCCACTCTGTCCACAAAGTCCATCACGTTCTCTCGCAGTCAGATCGGATGGCTCTTCAGGGAGGATAAAACG GAGCGAGTCGGAAACTTCCTGGCCGACTTCTACGCGGTGAACGGCCTCGTGCTGGAGTCGAGGAAGCGGCGGGAGCACCTGAGCGAGGAGGACATCCTGAGAAACAAAGCCATCATGGAGAGTCTGAGCAAAGGAGGCAGCATCGGGGAGCACAACTTTGAG CCTGTGAAGAGACAGTCTCTCAGCGCTCCAGCTCCAAACACTATTTCCTGGGAGGAGTACATCACAGCGGAGCATGGAAA acctCCTCATCTGGGGAGAGAGCTCGTGTGCAAAGAGAGTAAGAAGAACTTCAAAGCCACGGTGGCCATGAGCCAGGATTTCCCTCTGGGCATCGAGTC GTTACTCAACGTGCTGGAGGTCATCGCCCCGTTTAAGCACTTCAACAAGCTCCGAGAGTTTGTCCAAATGAAACTTCCTCCTGGGTTTCCAGTCAAACTTG ATATCCCAGTCTTCCCCACCATCACCGCCACCGTCACGTTCCAAGAGTTTCGCTACGACGAATTCGACGAGTCCATTTTCTTCATCCCCCCAGAATACAAGGAGGACCCCTGCCGCTTCCCCGACCTTTGA
- the znf830 gene encoding zinc finger protein 830 yields MATAKKGKKVVNQEELRRLMREKQRQASEKKRVESPFAQYNSLGHLSCVICDVQIKSHLLWTTHVLGKQHKEKVAELREAKQTPQSQGVKRKTTEQDEGSFKKPKPVHPASQSTLSTQSTSTLPTDFFQKPPKPAGASLLGGAYDDDEDEEKDEDEQSQPTNPQSAQTPGLPADFFDSSIPQSVPAISHSGSIQKAETPEKEKPEKKDKTAESLPEGFFDDPVTDAKVRNVEAPKDQMDKEWEEFQKEMRQVNTKSEAIVAEEDEEGRLERQIDEIDEQIECYRRVEVLRDKRDMVKGQTQRRKMEKMEVDVSVEEEEEEEDEEEELLGLLSHDWRAKRALS; encoded by the coding sequence atGGCCACGGCAAAGAAAGGGAAGAAAGTGGTGAATCAAGAGGAACTTCGGCGTTTGATGAGAGAAAAACAGCGTCAAGCGTCTGAAAAGAAGCGCGTAGAGTCTCCTTTTGCCCAATACAACAGTCTGGGACACCTCAGCTGTGTCATCTGCGACGTCCAAATCAAGTCCCATCTGCTCTGGACCACACATGTCCTCGGGAAACAGCATAAAGAGAAAGTGGCTGAGCTCAGAGAGGCAAAACAAACACCTCAGAGTCAAGGTGTGAAGAGGAAAACTACAGAACAGGATGAAGGTAGTTTTAAAAAGCCTAAGCCTGTGCACCCTGCGTCCCAGTCCACCCTGTCCACCCAGTCCACGTCCACACTGCCGACAGACTTCTTCCAGAAACCACCAAAACCTGCAGGAGCCAGTCTGCTAGGTGGAGCATATGATGATGACGAAGATGAGGAGAAAGATGAAGATGAACAATCCCAACCCACAAACCCTCAGAGCGCACAGACTCCTGGACTTCCTGCTGATTTCTTTGACAGTTCAATCCCACAGTCTGTGCCAGCCATCTCCCACTCAGGATCCATCCAAAAAGCAGAAACTCCAGAGAAAGAAAAGCCCGAAAAGAAAGATAAAACTGCAGAATCTTTACCAGAGGGCTTCTTTGACGATCCAGTGACAGATGCCAAAGTGCGTAATGTGGAAGCGCCAAAGGATCAGATGGACAAGGAGTGGGAAGAGTTTCAGAAGGAGATGCGACAGGTGAACACCAAATCTGAAGCAATAGTGGCCGAAGAAGACGAGGAGGGGCGTCTCGAGCGGCAAATAGACGAAATAGATGAACAAATTGAGTGTTACAGGAGAGTTGAAGTGCTCAGGGACAAGCGTGACATGGTGaaaggtcaaacacagaggagaaaAATGGAGAAGATGGAAGTGGATGTCagtgtggaggaagaggaggaggaggaggatgaagaggaggagctgcTGGGGCTTCTATCACATGACTGGAGAGCTAAAAGGGCATTGTCATAA
- the LOC117385686 gene encoding serine/arginine-rich splicing factor 11-like isoform X2, translating to MNFNTKVVQVTNVSPSTTSEQMRTLFGFLGTIEELKLFPPDDSPMPVTSRVCFVKFQEQESVGVSQHLTNTVFLDRALIVVPFAEGSIPDESKALALLAPANAVAGILPGGGLLPTPNPLPNPLGANPFGAPNMDALAAFGFPGANMNPQAADQLLKFMTDPKLNPLAVGLNLSASLKADASNKEIEVAMKRVREAQSLISAAIEPGSKDSKRRHSRSRSRSRRRRTRSRSRHRRTRSRSRRRSGSRSRRRSKSPRRRRSRSRDRKRSRSRERKKDEGRKRSRTPPKSYSTARRSRSASRRRRRSRSGSRSPRKSPKRSPSRHKKEKKRDKERDRERRSDKDRNRDDREHTSSKKKRSKDKDRDQERKLDGEKDVKVTRDYDEEEQGYDSEKERMERKGSEDSMSPRSEDNGTRLVKGVKVNGSDDHHEEDMDVSD from the exons ATGAATTTTAACACGAAGGTAGTGCAGGTGACCAACGTGTCTCCGAGCACCACGTCCGAACAGATGCGCACACTCTTTGGGTTTCTCGGAACCATCGAAGAATTAAAGCTATTTCCACCAGA TGACTCTCCGATGCCGGTCACGTCCCGGGTGTGCTTTGTGAAGTTCCAGGAGCAGGAGTCAGTTGGAGTGTCTCAGCATCTCACCAACACAGTCTTTCTGGACAGAGCTCTGATTGTGGTCCCTTTCGCTGAAG GTTCCATCCCAGATGAGAGCAAAGCTTTGGCACTGCTGGCACCAGCCAATGCTGTTGCAGGAATCCTGCCTGGAGGAGGACTTCTTCCCACTCCCAACCCCCTCCCCAACCCG TTGGGTGCGAATCCTTTCGGCGCTCCAAACATGGACGCTCTGGCTGCTTTTGGATTTCCTGGAGCCAACATGAACCCACAGGCGGCGGACCAGTTACTGAAATTCATGACAGATCCAAA GCTGAACCCACTGGCGGTCGGTTTGAACCTGAGTGCGAGCTTAAAGGCTGATGCATCAAATAAAGAAATAGAAGTTGCCATGAAGAGAGTCCGAGAGGCTCAGTCCCTCATCTCTGCTGCCATTGAACCTGGAA GCAAAGACAGCAAACGGCGTCACTCTCGCTCACGGTCCAGATCCAGAAGGAGAAGGACCAGATCTCGTTCACGACACAG ACGCACGAGGAGCAGATCAAGGCGACGGTCGGGCTCTCGAAGCCGGAGACGATCCAAGAGTCCTCGACGGAGACGCAGCCGCTCCAGAGACCGGAAACGCTCCCGCAGCAG agagagaaaaaaggatgAAGGAAGGAAACGATCCAGGACCCCTCCCAAAAGCTACAGCACAGCAAGAAGATCACGCAGCGCCAGCAG GAGGCGGAGAAGAAGTCGCAGTGGAAGCCGGTCTCCCAGAAAGTCTCCTAAGAGGTCTCCATCAAG acataagaaagaaaagaagcgTGATAAGGAGAGAGACCGTGAGCGCAGGAGTGACAAAGACCGTAACCGTGACGACCGCGAGCACACCAGCAgcaagaagaagaggagcaaaGACAAGGACCGAGACCAGGAGAGGAAGCTCGATGGGGAGAAGGACGTCAAG GTCACCAGAGACTACGATGAAGAGGAGCAAGGCTACGACAGTGAGAAGGAGCGAATGGAGAGGAAGGGCTCGGAGGATTCCATGTCTCCTCGCTCCGAAGACAACGGCACGCGGCTGGTGAAAGGGGTGAAAGTGAACGGTTCAGACGACCATCACGAGGAGGACATGGACGTGAGCGATTAG
- the LOC117385685 gene encoding ankyrin repeat domain-containing protein 13C isoform X2 has product MLGHKECALLLLAHNAPVKVKNAQGWSPLAEAISYGDRQMITAILRKLKQQSRESVEDKRPKLLKALRELGDFYLELHWDFQSWVPLLSRMLPSDACKIYKQGTNIRLDTTLIDFNDMKCQRGDLSFIFDGDAAPSRSFVVLDNEAKVYQRIHHEESEMETEEEVDILMSSDVYSATLSTKSITFSRSQIGWLFREDKTERVGNFLADFYAVNGLVLESRKRREHLSEEDILRNKAIMESLSKGGSIGEHNFEPVKRQSLSAPAPNTISWEEYITAEHGKPPHLGRELVCKESKKNFKATVAMSQDFPLGIESLLNVLEVIAPFKHFNKLREFVQMKLPPGFPVKLDIPVFPTITATVTFQEFRYDEFDESIFFIPPEYKEDPCRFPDL; this is encoded by the exons ATGCTCGGACACAAAG AGTGTGCCCTCCTGCTCCTGGCCCACAATGCACCTGTAAAAGTGAAAAACGCCCAAGGATGGAGTCCTCTGGCAGAAGCGATCAGCTACGGAGACAGACAAATGA TCACGGCGATCCTGCGTAAACTGAAGCAGCAGTCCAGAGAGAGCGTGGAGGACAAGAGGCCCAAATTACTGAAGGCTCTGCGCGAG CTCggagacttctacctggagttgcattggGATTTTCAGAGCTGgg TGCCTTTACTGTCTCGGATGCTGCCTTCTGATGCCTGTAAAATCTACAAACAGGGAACTAATATCAG ACTGGACACTACTCTCATAGACTTCAACGACATGAAGTGCCAACGCGGCGATCTCAGCTTCATTTTCGACGGCGATGCTGCTCCCTCGCGGTCCTTTGTGGTTTTGGACAACGAGGCCAAAGTGTACCAAAGAATACACCACGAG GAGTCTGAGatggagacggaggaggaggtggacatTCTCATGAGCAGTGACGTCTACTCTGCCACTCTGTCCACAAAGTCCATCACGTTCTCTCGCAGTCAGATCGGATGGCTCTTCAGGGAGGATAAAACG GAGCGAGTCGGAAACTTCCTGGCCGACTTCTACGCGGTGAACGGCCTCGTGCTGGAGTCGAGGAAGCGGCGGGAGCACCTGAGCGAGGAGGACATCCTGAGAAACAAAGCCATCATGGAGAGTCTGAGCAAAGGAGGCAGCATCGGGGAGCACAACTTTGAG CCTGTGAAGAGACAGTCTCTCAGCGCTCCAGCTCCAAACACTATTTCCTGGGAGGAGTACATCACAGCGGAGCATGGAAA acctCCTCATCTGGGGAGAGAGCTCGTGTGCAAAGAGAGTAAGAAGAACTTCAAAGCCACGGTGGCCATGAGCCAGGATTTCCCTCTGGGCATCGAGTC GTTACTCAACGTGCTGGAGGTCATCGCCCCGTTTAAGCACTTCAACAAGCTCCGAGAGTTTGTCCAAATGAAACTTCCTCCTGGGTTTCCAGTCAAACTTG ATATCCCAGTCTTCCCCACCATCACCGCCACCGTCACGTTCCAAGAGTTTCGCTACGACGAATTCGACGAGTCCATTTTCTTCATCCCCCCAGAATACAAGGAGGACCCCTGCCGCTTCCCCGACCTTTGA
- the efcab14 gene encoding EF-hand calcium-binding domain-containing protein 14 — MKKRKELNALIGLGESKRKKTKKGSGHRLLRTEPPGSESESSSEDEEFNSMNGAAGFGKRSYAQCCSVCYPLFLFIILAACVMACAGLIWMQIALKEDLDALKEKLHNMESSQKVSSSEIPKLSEDLKNKQRELDDMEKGEKGLNKLWSNLTEINKKISLLDSAVNHLKSNLKSAADLISLPTTVEELQKSVATIGSTLTSVQHDVKTLQDALETEKKKESELKKTMDLTDLKKAVSEANKTEELHHTWTDEQIHLLLSTVADLSHRLASVENRSNHTPKPADTPLVVTHNPEKTNDPTTTKATPQDVPVQAAPTEQQTSRHPRFLSPKRSRRDARRACLKRLTLPGVVTLKDLEDVLHRAEVGSILSYQDLQTVFGQRLPSAHRVSCFDVDGDGRFSWVELKAAAGL, encoded by the exons atgaagaagaggaaggagctGAACGCGCTCATCGGACTCGGggagagtaaaagaaaaaagaccaAGAAAGGATCAGGGCATCGGCTCCTCCGGACAGAGCCGCCGGGATCCGAGTCTGAGTCCAGCTCCGAGGATGAAGAGTTTAACAGCATGAACGGGGCTGCAGGGTTTGGAAA GAGAAGCTACGCGCAGTGCTGCAGTGTGTGCTACCCCTTGTTTCTCTTCATCATCCTCGCGGCTTGTGTCATGGCCTGCGCGGGGCTAATATGGATGCAGATCGCCCTTAAGGAAGACCTCGATGCACTGAAGGAGAAGCTACACAACA TGGAATCCAGCCAAAAAGTGTCATCAAGTGAAATACCGAAACTGAGTGAAGACCTGAAAAACAAGCAGAGGGAGCTGGATGACatggagaaaggagaaaaaggCCTCAACAAGCTCTGGTCTAACCTCACAGAAATCAACAAGAAG ATCAGTTTACTCGACTCTGCTGTCAATCATTTGAAATCAAACCTCAAATCAGCTGCAGACCTAATCAGTCTTCCCACAACTGTAGAAGAGCTTCAGAAg AGCGTGGCGACGATCGGGAGCACGCTCACAAGTGTCCAGCACGATGTGAAAACTCTGCAGGACGCCCTTGAAACcgagaagaaaaaagagagtgAACTGAAGAAAACGATG GATCTGACAGATCTGAAAAAGGCTGTGAGTGAAGCCAACAAGACGGAGGAGCTGCACCACACCTGGACCGACGAGCAGATCCACCTGCTGCTGTCCACTGTGGCTGACCTGTCCCACAGACTGGCCTCTGTGGAGAACCGGTCCAACCACACGCCAAAGCCCGCC GACACCCCTTTAGTCGTCACTCACAACCCAGAGAAGACAAATGACCCCACAACAACCAAAGCCACGCCTCAGGACGTCCCTGTGCAGG CGGCGCCCACAGAGCAGCAGACGAGCAGACATCCACGCTTCCTCAGTCCAAAGCGCTCCAGGAGAGACGCTCGGAGGGCGTGTCTGAAGCGGCTGACTCTGCCCGGAGTCGTGACGTTAAaag ACCTGGAGGACGTCTTGCATCGTGCAGAGGTGGGATCCATCCTCTCGTACCAGGACCTGCAGACCGTATTTGGACAGCGTCTTCCCAGCGCTCACCGCGTGTCTTGTTTTGACGTTGACGGGGACGGCAGGTTCTCGTGGGTGGAGCTGAAGGCGGCGGCGGGTTTGTGA
- the LOC117385686 gene encoding serine/arginine-rich splicing factor 11-like isoform X1, with the protein MNFNTKVVQVTNVSPSTTSEQMRTLFGFLGTIEELKLFPPDDSPMPVTSRVCFVKFQEQESVGVSQHLTNTVFLDRALIVVPFAEGSIPDESKALALLAPANAVAGILPGGGLLPTPNPLPNPLGANPFGAPNMDALAAFGFPGANMNPQAADQLLKFMTDPKLNPLAVGLNLSASLKADASNKEIEVAMKRVREAQSLISAAIEPGSKDSKRRHSRSRSRSRRRRTRSRSRHRRTRSRSRRRSGSRSRRRSKSPRRRRSRSRDRKRSRSRERKKDEGRKRSRTPPKSYSTARRSRSASRRRRRSRSGSRSPRKSPKRSPSRSPSPRRHKKEKKRDKERDRERRSDKDRNRDDREHTSSKKKRSKDKDRDQERKLDGEKDVKVTRDYDEEEQGYDSEKERMERKGSEDSMSPRSEDNGTRLVKGVKVNGSDDHHEEDMDVSD; encoded by the exons ATGAATTTTAACACGAAGGTAGTGCAGGTGACCAACGTGTCTCCGAGCACCACGTCCGAACAGATGCGCACACTCTTTGGGTTTCTCGGAACCATCGAAGAATTAAAGCTATTTCCACCAGA TGACTCTCCGATGCCGGTCACGTCCCGGGTGTGCTTTGTGAAGTTCCAGGAGCAGGAGTCAGTTGGAGTGTCTCAGCATCTCACCAACACAGTCTTTCTGGACAGAGCTCTGATTGTGGTCCCTTTCGCTGAAG GTTCCATCCCAGATGAGAGCAAAGCTTTGGCACTGCTGGCACCAGCCAATGCTGTTGCAGGAATCCTGCCTGGAGGAGGACTTCTTCCCACTCCCAACCCCCTCCCCAACCCG TTGGGTGCGAATCCTTTCGGCGCTCCAAACATGGACGCTCTGGCTGCTTTTGGATTTCCTGGAGCCAACATGAACCCACAGGCGGCGGACCAGTTACTGAAATTCATGACAGATCCAAA GCTGAACCCACTGGCGGTCGGTTTGAACCTGAGTGCGAGCTTAAAGGCTGATGCATCAAATAAAGAAATAGAAGTTGCCATGAAGAGAGTCCGAGAGGCTCAGTCCCTCATCTCTGCTGCCATTGAACCTGGAA GCAAAGACAGCAAACGGCGTCACTCTCGCTCACGGTCCAGATCCAGAAGGAGAAGGACCAGATCTCGTTCACGACACAG ACGCACGAGGAGCAGATCAAGGCGACGGTCGGGCTCTCGAAGCCGGAGACGATCCAAGAGTCCTCGACGGAGACGCAGCCGCTCCAGAGACCGGAAACGCTCCCGCAGCAG agagagaaaaaaggatgAAGGAAGGAAACGATCCAGGACCCCTCCCAAAAGCTACAGCACAGCAAGAAGATCACGCAGCGCCAGCAG GAGGCGGAGAAGAAGTCGCAGTGGAAGCCGGTCTCCCAGAAAGTCTCCTAAGAGGTCTCCATCAAGGTCTCCCTCTCCTCGAAG acataagaaagaaaagaagcgTGATAAGGAGAGAGACCGTGAGCGCAGGAGTGACAAAGACCGTAACCGTGACGACCGCGAGCACACCAGCAgcaagaagaagaggagcaaaGACAAGGACCGAGACCAGGAGAGGAAGCTCGATGGGGAGAAGGACGTCAAG GTCACCAGAGACTACGATGAAGAGGAGCAAGGCTACGACAGTGAGAAGGAGCGAATGGAGAGGAAGGGCTCGGAGGATTCCATGTCTCCTCGCTCCGAAGACAACGGCACGCGGCTGGTGAAAGGGGTGAAAGTGAACGGTTCAGACGACCATCACGAGGAGGACATGGACGTGAGCGATTAG